In one window of Paraburkholderia phymatum STM815 DNA:
- a CDS encoding LysR family transcriptional regulator has protein sequence MRISLRLLRYFTAAAETGSTTAAARQLNVSQPSISVAIRELEALFDDTLFTRESGAKMTLTRFGVRKLAEAHQLLRAAASFEADDGGDAAAGEVQIGVFSTIAPVYLPVLLRIASERFCDLSVRFIEGDLMQLEDALRSSRIELALMYDVGLPADIERECLAELRPYALVPAASKLAKKTGKLSLHDLAKEPLILIDLPHSREFLMAPFWQCGLAPEVRYRATSLELVRGMVANGLGVSLLITQGKAGAEPAAIERPIREETIRQPLVIARPARASRTKAAELVAQCMRDAVNEAMAKGAGRAARTRRRGTRTD, from the coding sequence ATGCGCATCTCGTTGCGGCTTCTGCGTTACTTCACGGCGGCGGCCGAAACGGGGAGCACGACGGCGGCGGCAAGACAGCTGAACGTGTCGCAGCCGTCCATATCCGTCGCCATTCGCGAACTCGAAGCACTGTTCGATGACACGCTGTTCACTCGCGAGTCGGGCGCGAAGATGACCTTGACGCGTTTCGGCGTTCGCAAGCTCGCGGAGGCGCATCAATTGCTGAGGGCAGCCGCATCGTTCGAAGCCGATGACGGCGGCGACGCCGCCGCCGGCGAAGTGCAGATCGGCGTGTTCAGCACCATTGCGCCCGTCTATCTGCCCGTGCTGCTGCGCATCGCGAGCGAGCGCTTCTGCGATCTGTCGGTCCGCTTCATCGAAGGCGACCTGATGCAGCTCGAAGACGCGCTGCGCAGCAGCCGCATCGAACTCGCGCTGATGTACGACGTCGGCCTGCCCGCCGATATCGAGCGCGAATGTCTCGCGGAACTCCGCCCCTACGCGCTGGTGCCTGCGGCGTCGAAGCTCGCGAAGAAGACGGGCAAGCTGTCGCTGCATGATCTCGCGAAAGAGCCGCTGATCCTGATCGATCTGCCGCATAGCCGCGAGTTTCTGATGGCGCCGTTCTGGCAATGCGGACTCGCGCCCGAGGTGCGTTATCGAGCGACTTCGCTAGAACTCGTGCGCGGCATGGTGGCGAACGGTCTCGGCGTGTCGCTGCTGATCACGCAGGGTAAAGCGGGCGCGGAGCCAGCTGCGATCGAGCGCCCCATTCGTGAAGAGACCATCCGCCAGCCGCTGGTAATTGCACGTCCCGCGCGCGCGTCCCGCACCAAAGCGGCGGAACTCGTCGCGCAGTGCATGCGCGACGCCGTCAATGAAGCGATGGCGAAAGGCGCCGGCAGAGCCGCTCGCACGCGCCGTCGTGGGACGCGGACCGACTAG
- a CDS encoding chorismate mutase has protein sequence MTRPNLIGALGAILLCSTLAFAPAPARADGDDTSLTNLVALVSQRLALAEPVARYKWAHHQPITDTPREQALLTDVEKRASRAGVDPAFAHAFFQDQIDASKDVQNALFDTWRTTRPPEGAAPDLATSLRPQLDKLTQSLIPALARVQRLRAQDDCPMRVARSIDNWKSLTRYDNTHNAALTRALGHVCESGGVGATG, from the coding sequence ATGACCCGTCCGAATCTCATCGGCGCGCTTGGCGCGATCCTGCTCTGTTCGACGCTCGCCTTCGCGCCTGCACCCGCTCGCGCCGACGGCGACGACACGTCGCTCACGAATCTGGTCGCACTCGTTTCCCAGCGGCTCGCACTGGCCGAGCCCGTTGCGCGCTACAAGTGGGCGCATCATCAGCCGATCACCGATACGCCGCGGGAACAGGCGCTGCTCACCGACGTCGAGAAGCGTGCCTCGCGCGCGGGCGTCGATCCGGCGTTTGCTCACGCGTTCTTCCAGGATCAGATCGATGCGAGCAAGGATGTGCAGAATGCGCTGTTCGACACATGGCGTACGACCCGGCCGCCCGAGGGTGCAGCGCCCGATCTCGCGACGAGCCTCCGGCCGCAGCTCGACAAGCTGACGCAATCGCTGATCCCCGCGCTTGCGCGCGTGCAGCGGCTGCGCGCGCAGGACGATTGCCCAATGCGCGTCGCGCGCAGCATCGACAACTGGAAGTCCCTCACCCGCTACGACAACACCCATAACGCCGCGCTGACGCGGGCGCTCGGGCATGTGTGCGAATCGGGCGGAGTGGGGGCGACGGGTTAG
- a CDS encoding DUF2946 domain-containing protein produces MALVLNVLSPVIGYACAPGNQSPLSVERCHAAGAQHVVDLDGSHDRTTSAHFVVPHCVYCPGFAAANFALGASASVVAPPVRTLAYARAVEPEAVFVRRSVRIAQPRGPPVPLI; encoded by the coding sequence CTGGCGTTGGTACTCAACGTACTGTCGCCCGTCATCGGCTATGCGTGTGCGCCGGGCAATCAAAGCCCGCTCTCGGTTGAACGCTGTCATGCGGCTGGTGCGCAGCATGTCGTCGATCTCGATGGTTCGCACGACCGCACGACCAGCGCGCACTTCGTCGTTCCTCACTGTGTCTACTGTCCGGGCTTCGCCGCTGCCAACTTCGCGCTCGGCGCCAGTGCCTCCGTCGTCGCGCCTCCTGTGCGCACGCTTGCCTACGCGCGAGCCGTCGAACCGGAAGCCGTCTTTGTGCGCCGCAGCGTACGCATCGCGCAGCCTCGCGGGCCTCCTGTTCCGTTGATCTGA